Within the Granulicella sibirica genome, the region ACTTCATGGGCTGGGAGATCGCTCCGATTATCCATCGGTATGTCGCGACGATCGGGTCGCAGGTGGTGTTCCAGGCTGCGGCGACGACGGGCTTCGGCATGGCGGCGATGGGCTGCTTCGCGTACCTGTTCCAGATTAACTACCGGAAGGTTGCCGGTATCGGCTTCGCGGCTCTTCTTCTGCTGATGCTGGCGGGTATCGCTTCCATGTTCTTCCATTTCCTGACTCCAGACGCTTACTCGTGGATGACGCTTGGCGTGTTCACACTTCTGACCGTGGGCGACTTTGCTCGCATACGGGCGGGCGGCGATGGGCGTTCGGCGGTATCGCTTGCGCTCTCGATCTACCTGGACGCGATCAACATCTTTCTTGCGGTGCTGCAGTTGATGGGCGGGCGGCGAAGCCGGGATTAGGGGCACCCCCCTCCCATAGCCCTGGGCTAAGTTGTTTGTTTGCTTGAGCATACACGCGATGTATCGCTGTAAACTAT harbors:
- a CDS encoding Bax inhibitor-1/YccA family protein, which produces MNQYGMNSYQGVIDVPREETASLLSKVLAITAFGFLMTAAGVATAPPWGMFVGMIAVFGLVFAINFARKSSPGLALGLFIALSYFMGWEIAPIIHRYVATIGSQVVFQAAATTGFGMAAMGCFAYLFQINYRKVAGIGFAALLLLMLAGIASMFFHFLTPDAYSWMTLGVFTLLTVGDFARIRAGGDGRSAVSLALSIYLDAINIFLAVLQLMGGRRSRD